A stretch of the Myxococcaceae bacterium JPH2 genome encodes the following:
- a CDS encoding thioredoxin domain-containing protein: MKPHVIVALLVGLVLGFVGGRATNASKSTSNTPAAQAAARPNARPVDPTVFKVPIEGSPVRGGENALVTIVEFSDYQCPFCSRAHVTVKKLEDDYGSKLRVVMRQNPLSFHPRARPAALAALAAGEQGKYWEMHDMLFANQKSIEDADLEKYATQLGLNLEKWKSDMASPKLADIIAKDSSASSQFGANGTPAFFINGRFLSGAQPIENFKALIDEEMTKAEALVKSGVPASQVYAKTIEKGLERAPSRPQQGQPAGPTVFKVDVPSDSPVFGPSNAKVTIVEWSDFECPFCGRVMPTVQKIKETYPKDVRIVWRNQPLSFHASAKPAAMAAMAAHEQGKFWEMHDKLFANQRALDGASLEKYAQELKLDMAKFKAAVSTNKFNTKIESDIAAGNVVGANGTPTFFVNGRQIVGAQPFEAFKTMIDEEIAKADKALAAGTKPEDLYTKLNADNVAAAPAAPSAPSAGAPPEGAVQKIELGEAPVKGPKGAPVTLVAWSDFECPFCGRVIPTLHQLEQDYKGKVKFAFKHQPLPMHPNAKPAAQASMAAHEQGKFWEMHDKLFANQRALDRASLDKYAQEIGLNMAKFKAAMDSNKFDKQIEADMAAGAAVGASATPSFFINGRPLVGAQPLEAFKRVIDEELKKAGGAVAADAK, encoded by the coding sequence ATGAAGCCCCATGTCATCGTGGCCCTGCTGGTGGGCCTGGTGCTCGGGTTCGTTGGCGGCCGCGCCACCAACGCCTCGAAGAGCACGAGCAACACGCCCGCCGCCCAGGCCGCTGCCCGGCCGAACGCGCGCCCCGTGGATCCGACGGTGTTCAAGGTCCCCATCGAGGGATCTCCCGTGCGAGGCGGCGAGAACGCGCTCGTCACCATCGTCGAGTTCTCCGACTACCAGTGCCCGTTCTGTAGCCGCGCGCATGTGACGGTGAAGAAGCTCGAGGACGACTACGGCAGCAAGCTGCGCGTCGTCATGCGGCAGAACCCGCTCTCCTTCCACCCGCGCGCCCGGCCGGCCGCGCTCGCCGCGCTCGCCGCCGGTGAGCAGGGCAAGTACTGGGAGATGCACGACATGCTCTTCGCGAACCAGAAGAGCATCGAGGACGCGGACCTGGAGAAGTACGCGACCCAGTTGGGGCTCAACCTCGAGAAGTGGAAGAGCGACATGGCCAGCCCCAAGCTGGCGGACATCATCGCCAAGGACTCCTCGGCGTCCTCGCAGTTCGGCGCCAACGGCACCCCGGCCTTCTTCATCAACGGCCGCTTCCTGTCCGGCGCGCAGCCCATCGAGAACTTCAAGGCGCTCATCGACGAGGAGATGACCAAGGCCGAGGCGCTCGTGAAGAGCGGCGTGCCCGCCTCGCAGGTGTACGCGAAGACCATCGAGAAGGGCCTGGAGCGCGCCCCGTCCCGCCCGCAGCAGGGTCAGCCGGCCGGCCCCACCGTGTTCAAGGTGGACGTGCCCTCGGACTCGCCCGTGTTCGGCCCGTCCAACGCCAAGGTCACCATCGTCGAGTGGTCCGACTTCGAGTGCCCGTTCTGCGGCCGCGTGATGCCCACGGTGCAGAAGATCAAGGAGACGTACCCGAAGGACGTGCGCATCGTGTGGCGCAACCAGCCGCTCTCCTTCCACGCCAGCGCCAAGCCGGCCGCCATGGCCGCCATGGCCGCGCATGAGCAGGGCAAGTTCTGGGAGATGCACGACAAGCTGTTCGCCAACCAGCGCGCGCTCGATGGCGCCTCCCTGGAGAAGTACGCCCAGGAGCTGAAGCTGGACATGGCGAAGTTCAAGGCCGCCGTCTCCACCAACAAGTTCAACACGAAGATCGAGTCGGACATCGCCGCCGGCAACGTGGTGGGCGCCAACGGCACCCCGACCTTCTTCGTGAACGGCCGTCAGATCGTCGGTGCGCAGCCCTTCGAGGCCTTCAAGACGATGATCGACGAGGAGATCGCCAAGGCCGACAAGGCGCTCGCCGCCGGCACGAAGCCGGAGGACCTCTACACGAAGCTGAACGCGGACAACGTCGCGGCGGCTCCGGCCGCTCCGTCGGCCCCTTCCGCGGGCGCGCCGCCCGAGGGCGCCGTGCAGAAGATCGAGCTGGGTGAGGCGCCGGTGAAGGGCCCGAAGGGCGCCCCTGTCACGCTCGTCGCCTGGTCCGACTTCGAGTGCCCGTTCTGTGGCCGCGTCATCCCGACGCTCCACCAGCTCGAGCAGGACTACAAGGGCAAGGTGAAGTTCGCCTTCAAGCACCAGCCCCTGCCCATGCACCCGAACGCGAAGCCCGCCGCGCAGGCGTCCATGGCGGCCCACGAGCAGGGCAAGTTCTGGGAGATGCACGACAAGCTGTTCGCCAACCAGCGCGCGCTCGACCGCGCCTCGCTGGACAAGTACGCCCAGGAGATTGGCCTCAACATGGCCAAGTTCAAGGCGGCCATGGACAGCAACAAGTTCGACAAG
- a CDS encoding sulfurtransferase TusA family protein, translating to MEAAVRVDTSGAFCPVPILEIAKAMRRVAPGTLVELISTDVGLEADLPAWCEATGHLLVRLERRGTHHYVGWVRKAG from the coding sequence ATGGAAGCAGCCGTGCGTGTGGATACCTCCGGCGCGTTCTGCCCGGTGCCCATCCTCGAGATTGCCAAGGCGATGCGCCGCGTGGCGCCCGGGACGCTGGTGGAACTCATCTCCACGGACGTGGGCTTGGAAGCGGATCTCCCCGCGTGGTGCGAGGCGACCGGCCACCTGCTCGTTCGCTTGGAGCGCCGAGGCACCCACCACTACGTCGGGTGGGTGCGCAAGGCAGGGTGA
- a CDS encoding ABC transporter ATP-binding protein: protein MSELAIELFNVTKRFGPKVAVKAVSLQVRRGEVYGLIGPNGAGKTTTFSMMCGYLYPSEGSLQVMGVDPTSPGALKRVLGALPQDAVLPPGWEVGALLTYWAKLSGLEQPETEARGALEKVGLTEAWSVQTQALSHGMAKRASMAQALMGRPPLVLLDEPTAGLDPRIAAQVRQVIKDMRGQKQTVVVSSHNLQELEELCDAAAILDKGTLAKAGTMTELTGQGAEFRVQIAQGDVILPELTAMPGVTAARMESPGVLLVRFEGQAHPPEQVISRVVGHLIHHGVLILGVSRGQRLEDRVLQLV, encoded by the coding sequence GTGAGCGAGTTGGCCATCGAGCTGTTCAACGTCACCAAGCGCTTCGGCCCCAAGGTCGCCGTCAAGGCGGTGAGCCTCCAGGTGCGCCGCGGAGAGGTCTACGGACTCATCGGCCCCAACGGCGCCGGCAAGACGACGACCTTCTCCATGATGTGCGGCTACCTCTATCCGTCCGAGGGCTCGCTCCAGGTGATGGGTGTGGACCCGACGTCGCCCGGAGCCCTCAAGCGCGTCCTGGGCGCCCTGCCCCAGGACGCCGTGCTTCCGCCCGGCTGGGAGGTCGGTGCCCTGCTCACGTACTGGGCCAAACTGTCTGGTCTTGAACAGCCGGAGACCGAAGCGCGCGGCGCTTTGGAGAAAGTGGGCCTCACGGAAGCGTGGTCGGTGCAGACCCAGGCGCTGAGCCACGGCATGGCCAAGCGCGCGTCCATGGCGCAGGCGCTGATGGGCCGCCCGCCGCTGGTTCTCCTGGATGAACCCACCGCCGGATTGGATCCGCGCATCGCCGCCCAGGTGCGGCAGGTCATCAAGGACATGCGCGGCCAGAAGCAGACGGTGGTCGTCTCCAGCCACAACCTCCAGGAGCTGGAGGAGCTGTGCGACGCGGCCGCCATCCTCGACAAGGGCACACTGGCCAAGGCCGGCACCATGACGGAGCTGACGGGCCAGGGCGCGGAGTTCCGCGTGCAGATCGCCCAGGGCGACGTCATCCTCCCCGAGCTGACGGCCATGCCCGGCGTCACGGCCGCGCGCATGGAGTCCCCGGGCGTGCTGCTCGTGCGCTTCGAGGGACAAGCACACCCTCCCGAGCAGGTCATCAGCCGTGTCGTGGGCCACCTGATCCACCACGGCGTGCTCATCCTCGGCGTCAGCCGGGGCCAGCGGCTGGAGGATCGCGTGCTTCAGCTGGTCTGA
- a CDS encoding ABC transporter permease subunit, which yields MVIWSAELRRAVRSGRVVVLLGLYSMFSALVLLVVGYATREIQAQVNAKLAEVGADAEASARAAEEMHKGMLGILTSNDAAMMEALSQVPLVVLIVFKVTLFFLPAYVALMGFDQLSGEVGPRSIRFLTVRARRSSVLTGKFLAQATLLVGLVLVVDLAIFIYARMTNPDFSAAMLVLNLVKFWLAAVVFSLAYVALTALCSSLFRLPAVSLVFNFVLLFVFWLMDTIGRGVADTNPMRFVRYLSPSYYAGNLLHPQLSEFGASGAAYAAFALVFLLGAHGVLRARDL from the coding sequence TGGTCCTCCTCGGGCTCTACAGCATGTTCTCGGCCCTGGTGCTGCTCGTCGTCGGCTATGCCACGCGGGAGATCCAGGCCCAGGTGAACGCGAAGCTGGCGGAAGTGGGCGCGGACGCAGAGGCGTCGGCGCGCGCCGCGGAGGAAATGCACAAGGGGATGCTGGGCATCCTCACCAGCAACGACGCCGCGATGATGGAGGCCTTGTCGCAAGTGCCTCTCGTGGTGCTCATCGTCTTCAAGGTCACCCTCTTCTTCTTGCCGGCCTACGTGGCGCTGATGGGGTTTGATCAGCTCAGCGGTGAAGTGGGCCCGCGCTCCATCCGCTTCCTCACGGTGCGCGCGCGGCGCTCGTCGGTGCTGACGGGCAAGTTCCTGGCGCAGGCCACGCTCCTGGTGGGGCTCGTGCTCGTCGTGGACCTGGCCATCTTCATCTACGCGCGGATGACGAACCCGGACTTCAGCGCCGCGATGCTGGTGCTGAACCTGGTGAAGTTCTGGTTGGCGGCGGTGGTGTTCTCGCTGGCGTACGTGGCGCTCACCGCGCTGTGCTCCAGCCTGTTCCGGCTGCCGGCCGTGAGCCTCGTCTTCAACTTCGTCCTGCTCTTCGTCTTCTGGCTGATGGACACCATCGGGCGCGGGGTGGCGGACACCAACCCGATGCGCTTCGTGCGCTACCTGTCGCCGTCGTACTACGCGGGCAATCTCCTGCACCCGCAACTGTCTGAGTTCGGCGCGAGTGGCGCGGCCTATGCCGCGTTCGCGCTCGTCTTCCTCCTGGGCGCCCACGGCGTCCTGCGCGCGAGGGACCTGTGA